TAATTCATTTTGACTTAAACCTTTTTCTTTGCGAAGCTTAATAACTTGTCGCTTGATATCATAAAGGACTTCTAAGTCATCATATTCTTTTTTAACATTTTGATCGTTAAATAGTTTTTCTTTAACTTTCTTATGGTTCATAATTATCACCTCTTGTCTGTTATAGTTATTTATAGAAGGGCAGGAAAGCCCCTCTTGGATCACGTAATAATAAAGTAAAGGTGGCCATCCGGGGAAAGACCACACCCTCCTAGTCAGTGAGACTGCTTAACTAAGAAA
The sequence above is drawn from the Natranaerobius trueperi genome and encodes:
- a CDS encoding helix-turn-helix transcriptional regulator, with the protein product MNHKKVKEKLFNDQNVKKEYDDLEVLYDIKRQVIKLRKEKGLSQNELAEKIGTKQSAISRLENESYNPSIELLYKIAKACDRDLHIKFD